The genomic DNA GCACACCAATCATTGTTAGCAACTAGAGTTCGGACGACAGATTTAAAACATATTGCTGAACCTTCTGCAAAGCTACTGCCTGAATTATTTTCATTTGAAATGTGGGGAGGAGCGACTTTTGATGTTGCCTATCGTTTTTTAAAGGAAGATCCATGGGAGAGGTTGTTAACATTAAGAAAACAAATTCCAAATGTGTTATTGCAAATGCTCCTTCGAGCATCGAATGCAGTTGGATATAAAAACTATCCTGACAATGTTATTCGTGAATTTGTTGAAAAATCTGCATATGCTGGAATAGATGTATTTAGAATATTTGATAGTTTGAATTGGGTAAAAGGAATGGAAGTGGCGATTAAAGCAGTACGCGACACTGGAAAGATTGCCGAAGCTTCTATTTGTTACACAGGAGATATTAGTGATTCGACAAGAACAAAATATGATATGAATTACTACAAGAATCTTGCCCGAGAGCTTGAAGCACAAGGTGCTCATATTTTAGGAATAAAGGATATGGCGGGGTTACTAAAACCGCAGTCTGCATACATGCTTGTTTCTGAGTTGAAAGAAACAATCGACATACCGATTCACCTCCATACACACGATACGAGTGGAAATGGGATTTACACTTATGCAAAAGCAATCGAGGCAGGCGTTGATATTGTTGATGTTGCATTAAGTACAATGGCGGGATTAACATCTCAGCCGAGTGCAAATACGTTATATTACGCTCTTGAAGGAACTGAAAGAAAACCGTCTGTCGATATTAAAGCACTAGAACGGTTATCTTATTATTGGGAAGATGTTCGAAAGTATTATGCTGATTTTGAATCAGGAATGGTTGCCCCGCATACAGAAGTGTATGAACATGAAATGCCGGGAGGACAATATAGTAACCTTCAACAACAAGCAAAAGCAGTTGGCTTAGGTAAACGCTGGGAAGAAGTGAAAGAAATGTACGGTCGCGTGAACGAACTATTTGGCGATGTTGTAAAGGTCACTCCTTCTTCTAAAGTCGTTGGAGATATGGCGTTATTTATGGTACAAAATGATTTATCAGAAAAAGATGTTTTACAAAAAGGAATGACGATTGATTTCCCTGATTCAGTCATTGAGTTTTTCCAAGGATATTTAGGTCAGCCATATGGAGGTTTTCCTGAAGAACTGCAGAAGGTCATTTTAAAAGGAAAAGAACCGATTACAGTCCGACCAGGTGAACTGCTTGAGGATATTCCGTTTAAAAAATTAAAAGAAGAATTATTTAACGAGATTGGAAGACATGTAACGAGTTTTGATGCTATTGCTTACGCTATGTATCCTAAGGTATTTTTAGATTATGAAAAGACATTTCAACAATACGGTGATGTTTCTGTACTTGATACTCCGACGTTTTTGTATGGCATGCGCCTAGGTGAAGAAATTGAAGTCGAAATTGAAACAGGAAAAACATTAATTGTCAAGCTAGTTTCTATTGGACAACCGCAAGCAAATGGGACAAGAATAGTATATTTCGAGCTAAATGGTCAACCGCGTGAAGTAATCATTAAAGATGAAAGTATAAAAGCTACAGTAGCTTTAAAGCTGAAAGCTGATCCTAAAAATGCGAATCACCTTGCGGCATCAATGCCGGGCACAGTTGTTAAAGTCTTAGTTGAAAAGGGAGAAAAGGTCGTAAAAGGTGATCATTTAATGATTACTGAGGCAATGAAGATGGAAACTACGATTCAGGCTCCGTTTACTGGTGTTGTAAAAGACATTTATGTTCTGAATGGAGAAGGAATTGAAACAGGAGATTTATTAATAGAATTAGCGAAATAAAAAAGTTGCGGCCTAAAGGCTGCAACTTTTTTTATTGAACTGTGACAGGAGCCGGTTTTTTGTTATCTTCATGTACTTGCTTATTCACTAAGGCAAGCTCATTTTTTTTACTGCGTGAAGCTAACAAAATAAAGTAGCTTAACACTCCAAAAAGACAGGCAATAAAGAAAGCGTGTGCCAAAGCTATATATAAGTTAAGTCTCGACATCACAACTAAAGCACCAGCAGCAACTTGAAGTGATACTAGAACAAAGGCGATAATCCATCCGATATAAACTACTTTTTGATGTTGATAATTTTTGATTGCTAATAACATGATATAGCCTATCCAAATAAAGATTAATCCCGCTGCAAAACGATGCCCCATTTGCACCCACTTATATAAATTTTGTGGGAGAGAAATAAGTGAATTCACACAAAATGGCCAATCAGGACATACAAGGCTTGCATCAATATGGCGAACAAGAGCACCTGTGTAAATGACGATGTAGCTATATACAGTAACACCAATAATGTGATTTCGCATTTTGCTATCAATGACAACTTTTTCAGCCTCAAATTTTTTATCTACTTCAAAAATAAGTAAAGTTAATAAAAAGATTGCCGCAAAAGAGATAAGGGATATCCCGAAATGGAGAGCTAAGACAAAATCTGATTGTCCCCAAATAACTGCTGCGGCTCCTATCAAACCTTGTAAGACGAGGAATGAAAAGGATAAGATCGATAAAAACTTAGTTTCCCTAATATGACCGATAGCTTTCCAAGACCAGATTGATAAGATAAGAACCATAATTCCAACAGTGCCGGAGACGAGTCTGTGTGCCAGCTCGATAATAAGTTCAGGAGTAATCTCGCTTGGTATTAATTCGTCGTTACATAAGGGCCAAGATGTGCCACAGCCCATTCCGGAGTCAGTTTTTGTAACTAATGCTCCGCCGAGCAAAATAATCAACATTCCCAATGTTGTAAGCACGGCAAACCATTTAAGAGATCTTCGCAACTAATTCACCTTCTTAAAATAAAAGTTCATAAAATAAATTGATAGGTACGATAATGAAAAAAAAAATATAATCGACATCATTCCTAATATAACGAATGTATATTATTTTTACCAAGACATTGCTTACTAAACAACTATCTATTGATCGTACACAAAAAGAGACGTTTTTACAACGTTTAATAAATTATCACATTTATTATAGTGGAAAAGGTTGAAACTTGAAAAGGAGTCTGCTAGAACTAAATAAGAGGCTTATTTTTAAGAAAGGTCCAGCAATTAATTCGAAGCTATCGATAACTCCTTCATAGTAGTATTATGAATTGAAAATGTCATTTCTAGAATACTTAAA from Bacillus aquiflavi includes the following:
- a CDS encoding COX15/CtaA family protein, producing the protein MRRSLKWFAVLTTLGMLIILLGGALVTKTDSGMGCGTSWPLCNDELIPSEITPELIIELAHRLVSGTVGIMVLILSIWSWKAIGHIRETKFLSILSFSFLVLQGLIGAAAVIWGQSDFVLALHFGISLISFAAIFLLTLLIFEVDKKFEAEKVVIDSKMRNHIIGVTVYSYIVIYTGALVRHIDASLVCPDWPFCVNSLISLPQNLYKWVQMGHRFAAGLIFIWIGYIMLLAIKNYQHQKVVYIGWIIAFVLVSLQVAAGALVVMSRLNLYIALAHAFFIACLFGVLSYFILLASRSKKNELALVNKQVHEDNKKPAPVTVQ
- the pyc gene encoding pyruvate carboxylase — encoded protein: MKRSIKKVLVANRGEIAIRVFRACTELNIRTVAIYSKEDSGSYHRYKADEAYLVGVGKKPIDAYLDIEGIIEIAKNSQVDAIHPGYGFLSENIQFARRCEEEGLIFIGPETRHLDMFGDKVKARNEAIKAGIPVIPGSDGPDLSIDDVKKFAEEHGFPIIIKAALGGGGRGMRIVTGLAELQEAYERAKSEAKAAFGSDEVYVEKLIEKPKHIEVQIIGDDYGNIIHLYERDCSVQRRHQKVVEVAPSVSLSDDLRKRICDAAVILMENVNYVNAGTVEFLVSGDNFYFIEVNPRIQVEHTITEMITGVDIVQSQILIAKGYEIHSNIVGIPKQESIAVNGFAIQSRVTTEDPLNQFMPDTGKIMAYRSGGGFGVRLDAGNGFQGAVITPHYDSLLVKVSTWALTFEHAAAKMVRNLQEFRIRGIKTNIPFLENVVKHEAFRTGQYDTSFIDSTPELFLFPKRKDRGTKMLSYIGNVTINGFPGIGKKKKPVFETPRVPKVSFDTPHRDGTKQILDKNGAEGLVNWVKEQREVLLTDTTFRDAHQSLLATRVRTTDLKHIAEPSAKLLPELFSFEMWGGATFDVAYRFLKEDPWERLLTLRKQIPNVLLQMLLRASNAVGYKNYPDNVIREFVEKSAYAGIDVFRIFDSLNWVKGMEVAIKAVRDTGKIAEASICYTGDISDSTRTKYDMNYYKNLARELEAQGAHILGIKDMAGLLKPQSAYMLVSELKETIDIPIHLHTHDTSGNGIYTYAKAIEAGVDIVDVALSTMAGLTSQPSANTLYYALEGTERKPSVDIKALERLSYYWEDVRKYYADFESGMVAPHTEVYEHEMPGGQYSNLQQQAKAVGLGKRWEEVKEMYGRVNELFGDVVKVTPSSKVVGDMALFMVQNDLSEKDVLQKGMTIDFPDSVIEFFQGYLGQPYGGFPEELQKVILKGKEPITVRPGELLEDIPFKKLKEELFNEIGRHVTSFDAIAYAMYPKVFLDYEKTFQQYGDVSVLDTPTFLYGMRLGEEIEVEIETGKTLIVKLVSIGQPQANGTRIVYFELNGQPREVIIKDESIKATVALKLKADPKNANHLAASMPGTVVKVLVEKGEKVVKGDHLMITEAMKMETTIQAPFTGVVKDIYVLNGEGIETGDLLIELAK